Proteins encoded together in one Ogataea parapolymorpha DL-1 chromosome III, whole genome shotgun sequence window:
- a CDS encoding histone H2B, with translation MAPKAEKKPASKAPAEKKPAGKKTAASSDAKKRTKARKETYSSYIYKVLKQTHPDTGISQKAMSIMNSFVNDIFERIASEASKLAAYNKKSTISAREIQTAVRLILPGELAKHAVSEGTRAVTKYTSATSA, from the coding sequence ATGGCTCCAAAAGCAGAAAAGAAACCAGCCTCCAAGGCCCCAGCCGAAAAGAAGCCAGCCGGAAAGAAAACCGCTGCCTCCTCCGATGCTAAGAAGAGAACCAAGGCCAGAAAGGAGACCTACTCCTCCTACATCTACAAGGTTTTGAAGCAGACCCACCCAGACACTGGTATTTCCCAGAAGGCTATGTCCATCATGAACTCATTCGTGAACGACATCTTCGAGAGAATCGCTTCCGAGGCTTCCAAGCTTGCTGCTTACAACAAAAAGTCCACTATTTCCGCCAGAGAGATCCAGACTGCCGTGAGACTGATCTTGCCTGGAGAATTGGCCAAGCacgctgtttctgaggGTACCAGAGCTGTCACTAAGTACACTTCTGCCACCTCTGCTTAG